A single window of Ananas comosus cultivar F153 linkage group 19, ASM154086v1, whole genome shotgun sequence DNA harbors:
- the LOC109724991 gene encoding pentatricopeptide repeat-containing protein At3g62890-like translates to MGIGLNDDERRRRRGYDSGGRIWRWGRLEGEVETTGGFWDGSNGTCRLREDGRFRKPVNFQSFGVRVWFLYGFGPGGLGAQGIHETGFQLGNYQLTSNSNRSPLVLTSHHPRLSLSLSLSLSLCHSIKHLMRTIGYAALISRCAHPRLLCQIQAQLTTSGLLPSSVFFHNALIRAHSSADSISLYAHLLRRGLLPDAHTFPFLLRACSLVPAPPQGLSAHAHALKLGLASDLFVNNAFIHFHSVAGRVSDARRLLDEAAVVDEVSFNSMISGYARLGDLHNARKVFDEMPARNVVSWSAMVSGYVQGGRSKEALEVFSQMQAEGCKPDDTTLVGVLAACAHLGALEQGKWVHSYLKGNNLRVSVFLGSALIDMYAKCGDAELGLKVFNEMRDKNLLVWTTMIKGLAMHGRGLEALQLFSEMEGSGIVPDDIAFIGALCACTHAGLVDKGRKMFDSMIQQYGIKPKIEHYGCMVDLLARNGLLDEARKLIERMPMKPDALIWGALMAGCRFHKNVELAEYAVKHLIQLEPECSGVYVLLGNIYAASGRHNDARGIRHLMKRMGVEKTPGCSLVEIKGMVHQFIVGDTSHPRIKDILAKWEEIEGRIRIEGYVPDKKEVLLDIEEEEKEDVLSRHSEKLAIAFALISTGDGMGIRVVKNLRVCRDCHHVTKLISKVYCREIIVRDRTRFHLFKNGICSCNDYW, encoded by the coding sequence ATGGGGATAGGTTTAAATGACGatgagagaagaagaagacgagggTACGATTCCGGTGGGCGGATTTGGAGATGGGGACGTTTAGAGGGAGAGGTGGAAACCACCGGCGGTTTTTGGGACGGGTCGAACGGCACGTGCCGGTTGAGGGAAGATGGAAGGTTCCGGAAGCCGGTGAATTTTCAAAGTTTCGGCGTGCGTGTATGGTTTTTGTATGGTTTTGGGCCTGGTGGGCTGGGGGCCCAAGGGATACACGAAACAGGATTCCAGCTGGGTAACTACCAACTGACTAGCAATAGTAACCGGTCTCCTCTCGTACTCACTTCTCACCACCCTcgcctctctctttccctctccctctccctctccctctgtCATTCCATCAAACACCTCATGCGCACCATCGGCTACGCCGCTCTCATCTCCCGCTGCGCCCACCCGCGCCTCCTCTGCCAAATCCAAGCCCAGCTCACCACCTCGGGGCTCCTCCCCTCCAGCGTCTTCTTCCACAACGCCCTCATCCGCGCCCACTCCTCAGCCGACTCCATCTCCCTCTACgcccacctcctccgccgcggcctCCTCCCCGACGCCCACAccttccccttcctcctccgcgCCTGCTCCCTCGTCCCCGCTCCTCCCCAGGGCCTCTCCGCCCACGCCCACGCTCTCAAGCTCGGCCTCGCCTCCGACCTCTTCGTCAACAACGCCTTCATCCACTTCCACTCCGTCGCCGGGCGCGTGTCCGACGCGAGGAGGCTCCTCGACGAGGCCGCAGTGGTCGACGAGGTCTCCTTCAACTCCATGATTAGTGGGTACGCGAGACTTGGCGATCTACATAACGCACGAAaagtgttcgacgaaatgcccgcGAGAAATGTGGTTTCTTGGAGCGCGATGGTTTCCGGGTACGTTCAAGGAGGTCGCTCCAAGGAAGCGTTAGAGGTTTTCTCACAAATGCAAGCTGAAGGGTGTAAGCCTGATGACACCACTCTAGTGGGTGTTCTTGCCGCGTGTGCCCATCTGGGGGCCCTGGAGCAGGGGAAGTGGGTGCACAGCTATTTGAAGGGAAATAACCTTAGGGTTAGCGTTTTCTTGGGGTCGGCATTGATCGATATGTACGCAAAGTGCGGGGATGCGGAGTTGGGTCTGAAGGTGTTCAACGAAATGAGGGATAAGAACTTGCTGGTTTGGACGACGATGATCAAAGGGCTCGCGATGCATGGCCGCGGTTTGGAGGCATTGCAGCTCTTCTCAGAGATGGAGGGATCAGGTATTGTACCTGATGATATTGCTTTTATTGGCGCACTGTGTGCGTGCACACATGCAGGTTTGGTCGACAAGGGCCGTAAAATGTTTGATTCAATGATACAGCAGTATGGTATTAAGCCCAAGATTGAGCACTATGGTTGCATGGTGGATCTCTTGGCAAGAAATGGGTTACTTGATGAGGCTCGAAAATTAATAGAGCGTATGCCTATGAAGCCTGATGCCCTTATCTGGGGAGCCTTAATGGCTGGGTGTAGATTTCATAAAAATGTGGAACTGGCGGAATATGCGGTCAAGCATTTGATTCAATTGGAGCCAGAATGTAGTGGGGTTTATGTCCTTTTGGGCAATATATATGCTGCTTCGGGGAGACATAATGATGCTAGGGGGATCAGACATTTAATGAAGAGGATGGGAGTGGAGAAGACACCCGGATGTAGTTTGGTTGAGATAAAAGGAATGGTTCACCAGTTCATTGTTGGAGATACATCTCACCCGCGGATAAAAGACATATTGGCCAAGTGGGAAGAGATTGAGGGCAGAATAAGAATTGAGGGATATGTCCCAGATAAGAAAGAAGTGTTGCTCGACAttgaggaagaagagaaggaagatgTGCTTTCTCGACACAGTGAGAAGTTGGCAATTGCTTTCGCGTTGATTAGTACGGGAGACGGCATGGGTATCCGGGTGGTGAAGAACCTTAGAGTCTGCAGAGATTGCCATCATGTAACTAAACTAATATCAAAAGTTTATTGTAGAGAAATCATTGTGCGAGACCGGACACGGTTCCATCTGTTTAAAAACGGTATTTGTTCTTGCAATGATTACTGGTGA
- the LOC109724583 gene encoding uncharacterized protein LOC109724583, which yields MGSANKGSLIVAASLGAVEALKDQAGLCRWNYALRSLQQRAKGGNAGSLSQAMRASSSSSSSSSVDRRKVMDREAKARKEEESLRTVMYLSCWGPN from the coding sequence ATGGGTTCTGCGAACAAGGGATCGTTGATTGTGGCGGCGAGCTTGGGCGCCGTGGAGGCTCTCAAGGACCAAGCCGGGCTTTGTCGCTGGAACTACGCGCTCAGGTCTCTGCAACAGAGAGCCAAGGGCGGCAACGCGGGCTCTCTGTCCCAGGCCATGAgggcctcttcttcttcttcctcttcctcttcggtcGATCGGAGGAAAGTGATGGATCGGGAGGCCAAggcgaggaaggaggaggagtcGCTGAGGACGGTCATGTATTTGAGTTGCTGGGGTCCTAATTGA
- the LOC109724824 gene encoding uncharacterized protein LOC109724824, producing MEQRGKGGREAETRRAAAIRSKGVYLPGYQVMGLVTSTDPLSIRLRKDQLMAPPVSGKQGKGGPAKPAAAAAAATSKLQISISLSLSLSPDHRTPPIDAISFIKASYSSPFLHQIIHSRVSLVVASSVGAVEALKDQAGLCRWNYALRSLHHRASDAIDSFSSSHHSTMRLMTPSSSPSTGECGVGFRSKPKRSEEKLAKAYHLICWGPN from the exons ATGGAGCAGAGAGGGAAAGGAGGAAGAGAAGCAGAGACAAGGAGGGCGGCAGCGATAAGATCGAAGGGAGTGTACTTACCGGGTTACCAAGTAATGGGTTTGGTTACTTCAACCGATCCATTAAGCATCCGACTCCGGAAGGATCAGTTGATGGCG CCCCCTGTATCTGGGAAACAAGGGAAGGGAGGACCTGCAaaaccagcagcagcagcagcagcagctaccAGCAAACTCCAgatctcgatctctctctctctctctctctctccggaCCACAGAACTCCCCCTATTGATGCGATCTCCTTTATAAAAGCCTCTTACTCCTCACCATTCCTCCACCAAATCATTCACAG CAGGGTATCTCTGGTGGTGGCTTCGAGCGTCGGGGCCGTGGAAGCGCTCAAGGACCAAGCGGGGCTCTGCCGATGGAACTACGCCTTGAGATCCCTCCACCACCGCGCTTCCGACGCCATCgattccttctcctcctcccaccATTCCACGATGCGTCTCATGACTCCGTCTTCTTCGCCTTCCACCGGAGAGTGCGGCGTCGGATTCAGATCCAAGCCCAAGCGCTCCGAGGAGAAGCTTGCCAAAGCCTACCACCTCATCTGCTGGGGCCCTAATTAG
- the LOC109724825 gene encoding uncharacterized protein LOC109724825 produces the protein MAEGTRLKLLDEHVHVLEKQLQELTVGNERKFESLASRMEAIRTEGQSHYDDWKRDSAHTSKKLEQIMDLLKNIPQASSTKGVTSSTSPEERGILPNPSHSHTKEDHHIQSTINRSGSQFPYPKLVFPMFMNDNPRSWVRKCERYFEFYGIKEHQKMELIAMHLDDKADTWFQGYLAEKGMVSWVDFSEEVCKRFDTKGLVDAVEEFNKLVQTGTVEEYQEQFEELRARILTTDSQFSGSYFLSSFLSGLKEEIKSAVKMLYPRTLAQAFEQAKLQEQTIAAMMKRKKQMFKLAGITNSSSNYKGIGSATSGRYSDTTRNQPKFAAEKVFPNRQLIEQRRAAGLCFKCGDKYSPGHICKQQVVNALQAVPEVTEVYDEISLQEVEGENKVELEEAEELGLSIHALSAEDSQDTIKIQGESKGKTLSILVDTGSTHSFIDIGIAKETKASITTTNPLLVTVANGQKVLSKLKCTNYVWEMQGEKYSADLRVIRLEGSSMILGIDWLKAHGPITFDYEINTVIITKGEKKIHLKGMTEKAQLRSITAKQLLQEPQLGSCCAIAQWIPPDSGKEENIPESIQEVLREYGDVFQEPQGLPPTRSQDHRIPLLTGSSPVNIRPYRYTFEQKNEMERQIKEMLQTGIIQPSHSPYASPVLLVKKKDGTWRFCVDYRQLNKLTVKDKYPIPIIEDLLDELGGAKYFSKIDLRSGYHQIRMHPSDIPKTAFRTHIGHYEFRVMPFGLTNAPATFQAIMNEIFDRFLRKFVLVFFDDILIYSKTLQEHVEHLKEVLGILRDHSLFAKRVRCFFGQKQVDYLGFVITEDGVSTDPSKVEAMIQWPLPRSVKELRGFLGLTGYYRKFVKGYGIISRPLTELLKKDSFK, from the coding sequence ATGGCCGAGGGAACACGTTTGAAGCTGCTCGATGAACATGTCCACGTGCTAGAGAAGCAACTACAAGAGTTAACAGTGGGTAATGAGAGGAAGTTTGAATCGCTGGCAAGTCGGATGGAGGCGATACGTACCGAGGGACAGTCCCATTATGACGATTGGAAGAGAGATTCTGCGCACACCTCCAAGAAGTTGGAACAGATTATGGACCTGCTGAAGAACATACCACAAGCATCATCAACCAAGGGAGTTACTTCTTCAACCAGTCCAGAGGAACGAGGTATATTACCAAACCCATCTCATTCTCATACAAAGGAAGATCATCATATACAATCTACTATAAATCGATCCGGTTCTCAATTTCCATATCCCAAGTTAGTTTTTCCTATGTTCATGAATGACAACCCAAGGAGTTGGGTGAGAAAATGTGAGAGGTACTTTGAATTCTATGGTATTAAGGAGCATCAGAAGATGGAATTAATCGCAATGCATTTGGATGATAAGGCTGATACTTGGTTTCAAGGATACCTGGCAGAGAAAGGAATGGTCAGTTGGGTAGATTTCTCTGAAGAGGTTTGTAAACGATTCGATACTAAGGGGTTAGTGGATGCGGTGGAGGAATTTAACAAATTGGTACAAACAGGGACAGTAGAAGAGTACCAAGAGCAGTTTGAGGAATTAAGAGCGCGGATCCTTACCACTGATTCACAATTCTCCGGGAGTTATTTCTTATCCAGCTTCTTAAGTGGGCTAAAGGAGGAGATTAAGTCGGCCGTCAAGATGCTCTATCCCCGCACATTAGCGCAAGCTTTTGAACAAGCTAAATTGCAGGAACAAACCATTGCTGCTATGATGAAAAGGAAGAAGCAAATGTTCAAACTGGCAGGAATCACCAATTCTTCAAGCAATTACAAGGGTATAGGTTCGGCAACGTCGGGAAGATATTCCGATACCACCAGGAACCAACCCAAGTTTGCAGCAGAAAAGGTTTTTCCCAACCGGCAATTAATCGAACAGAGAAGAGCGGCGGGACTGTGTTTCAAATGTGGAGATAAGTACAGCCCGGGCCATATTTGTAAACAGCAAGTTGTGAATGCCCTGCAAGCCGTTCCTGAGGTGACTGAAGTCTATGATGAGATTAGCTTGCAAGAGGTAGAAGGAGAAAACAAAGTTGAATTAGAAGAAGCCGAGGAATTGGGATTGTCCATTCATGCCCTAAGTGCCGAGGACAGTCAAGATACAATAAAGATACAGGGAGAAAGTAAAGGAAAAACTTTATCCATTCTGGTGGACACCGGGAGCACACACAGTTTTATTGATATCGGAATCGCGAAAGAGACCAAGGCCAGCATAACCACTACTAACCCACTATTGGTAACAGTAGCCAATGGCCAAAAGGTACTAAGTAAGCTTAAGTGTACCAACTACGTTTGGGAAATGCAAGGAGAAAAGTACTCGGCCGACTTACGAGTGATAAGGCTTGAAGGGTCAAGTATGATCCTCGGGATCGACTGGTTAAAAGCTCACGGGCCAATCACCTTCGATTATGAGATTAATACTGTCATTATTACTAAAGGGGAGAAGAAGATCCACCTCAAGGGAATGACTGAAAAGGCCCAATTGCGAAGTATTACCGCGAAACAGCTGCTGCAGGAACCTCAGTTGGGCAGTTGCTGTGCAATAGCACAGTGGATTCCGCCAGATAGCGGAAAAGAAGAGAACATACCCGAATCCATTCAGGAAGTGTTGCGGGAATATGGGGATGTTTTCCAGGAACCACAGGGTCTACCTCCTACTAGGAGCCAGGATCATAGGATACCTTTACTGACCGGGTCTTCGCCAGTTAACATTAGACCCTATAGGTATACCTTTGAGCAGAAGAATGAAATGGAAAGACAGATAAAGGAAATGTTACAAACAGGGATCATTCAGCCCAGCCATAGCCCCTATGCATCTCCGGTGCTCTTggttaagaaaaaggatggaacATGGCGCTTTTGCGTCGACTATAGACAGTTAAACAAGCTCACAGTGAAGGATAAATATCCGATTCCCATTATTGAGGATTTACTCGATGAGTTGGGGGGAGcaaaatatttctcaaaaattgACCTGCGTTCGGGATATCACCAAATCCGCATGCATCCTAGCGACATtccgaagacggcttttagaacccACATCGGCCACTACGAGTTTCGGGTCATGCCCTTCGGACTTACTAACGCGCCGGCCACGTTCCAAGCTATCATGAATGAGATTTTTGATCGCTTCTTGAGAAAGTTCGTATTAGTATTTTTTGATGATATACTCATATATAGTAAGACCCTGCAGGAGCATGTGGAACATTTGAAAGAGGTGCTGGGAATATTACGAGATCACAGCTTGTTTGCCAAAAGGGTGAGGTGTTTCTTTGGGCAGAAACAAGTAGATTACTTGGGCTTTGTAATCACTGAGGACGGGGTGTCGACAGACCCGAGTAAAGTAGAAGCCATGATCCAGTGGCCTTTACCCAGATCTGTAAAAGAGTTGAGAGGGTTCTTGGGGCTTACCGGGTATTACCGGAAGTTTGTCAAAGGTTATGGGATAATAAGCCGACCCCTAACAGAGCTCTTGAAGAAAGACAGTTTTAAATGA
- the LOC109725301 gene encoding uncharacterized protein LOC109725301, producing MVFTRLCRPRYQPPFLIIPNSDRTLPRPATKSLRQARRRVERRKLVVRGCKEEDGEKKREGRSFLSLEEAGLVEMSGLSTHERFLCRLTISSLNLLRVISEQEGVPIEELNAGRICDWFLKDKLKREQDVGSAVLQWDDSEFQL from the exons ATGGTCTTCACCAGATTATGCAGGCCCCGCTACCAACCGCCGTTTCTGATCATTCCCAACTCCGATCGTACGCTGCCGAGACCTGCAACTAAATCTCTCCGTCAAG CGAGAAGGAGAGTAGAGCGCAGGAAGCTTGTGGTGAGGGGTTGTAAAGAAGAAGAtggggagaagaagagggaggggaGAAGCTTTCTTAGCCTCGAAGAAGCCGGGCTCGTCGAGATGTCCGGCCTCAGCACCCATGAGCGCTTCCTCTGCCGACTAACT ATATCGTCATTGAATCTCCTGAGGGTAATATCGGAGCAAGAGGGAGTACCAATTGAGGAGCTCAACGCCGGTCGAATTTGCGACTGGTTCTTGAAAGACAAGCTCAAGAGAGAGCAGGATGTGGGCTCTGCAGTCCTTCAGTGGGATGACTCTGAGTTCCAGTTGTAG